One window from the genome of Mus pahari unplaced genomic scaffold, PAHARI_EIJ_v1.1 scaffold_7801_1, whole genome shotgun sequence encodes:
- the LOC110315471 gene encoding olfactory receptor 1G1-like: MNCSQAPTFILLGMSSDPEKWQPLFSIFLVLYLLGILGNLLLLLAISADVHLHIPMYFFLSQLSLMDLCFITTTAPKMLEALWTGDGSISFSECLTQLYFFAVFADMDNLLLAVMAIDRYAAICHPLLYPLLMTPGRCRILVSGSWGVAHCVSLTHTLLFSKLHFRTNQEIPHFFCDFGPLLLLSCSDAHLNESLMMALTGVLAISAVLCIVSSYGCIFYAVTRVPSAQGKRKALATCSSHLSVVLLFYSTVFATYLKPPSXSXSSXEVVAAVMYTXVTPTLNPFIYSLRNKDVKSSLRRILNMVKSQD, translated from the coding sequence ATGAACTGCAGCCAGGCTCCTACATTTATCCTCTTGGGAATGTCCAGTGACCCAGAGAAATGGCAGCCCCTCTTTAGCATCTTCCTTGTTCTCTACTTGCTGGGAATTTTAGGGAATCTGCTACTTCTGTTAGCTATTAGTGCTGATGTCCACCTCCACATccccatgtatttcttcctcagTCAGCTCTCACTCATGGATCTTTGCTTCATCACCACCACAGCCCCTAAAATGCTGGAGGCTCTGTGGACTGGAGATGGATCAATCTCATTCTCTGAATGCCTGACTCAGTTGTACTTCTTTGCTGTTTTTGCTGACATGGATAACCTGCTTCTAGCAGTCATGGCTATTGACCGCTATGCTGCTATCTGCCACCCACTGCTCTACCCACTTCTAATGACTCCTGGTAGATGTAGAATTCTAGTCAGTGGGTCATGGGGAGTAGCTCATTGTGTGTCTCTGACCCATACTTTGTTGTTCTCTAAGTTACACTTTCGTACCAATCAAGAGATTCCtcattttttctgtgattttggaCCTCTCTTATTGCTTTCTTGCTCTGATGCTCACCTCAATGAGAGTCTGATGATGGCTTTAACTGGAGTTTTAGCAATCAGTGCAGTTCTCTGCATTGTAAGTTCTTATGGTTGTATTTTTTATGCTGTGACTAGGGTTCcatcagcacaggggaaaagGAAAGCCCTGGCCACATGCAGTTCCCACCTCTCTGTAGTCCTCCTTTTCTACAGCACAGTCTTTGCTACCTACCTGAAGCCNCCATCTANTTCTCNNTCCTCTGNGGAGGTGGTAGCTGCTGTNATGTATACNNTGGTNACNCCCACTCTNAACCCCTTCATTTATAGTCTGAGAAACAAGGATGTTAAGAGTTCATTGAGAAGGATCTTGAACATGGTGAAATCTCAGGACTAA